From the genome of Scytonema hofmannii PCC 7110, one region includes:
- the psb34 gene encoding photosystem II assembly protein Psb34, whose protein sequence is MYTTVNEDGVLNNYPTETKMQFAEYPAIWEQRQYVIQGVFATLLVTTLVLVAFAAG, encoded by the coding sequence ATGTACACTACTGTTAATGAAGACGGCGTCCTCAACAACTACCCAACTGAGACAAAAATGCAGTTTGCTGAATACCCTGCAATTTGGGAACAACGTCAATATGTTATCCAAGGCGTATTTGCGACATTATTGGTCACTACTCTAGTTCTGGTAGCTTTTGCGGCTGGTTAA
- a CDS encoding PspA/IM30 family protein, translated as MRYLNGLVLAGTGFSIGMAHVVSAGAVVGLGVYGLSRFLDNPDTLNKIKCSIQQSIDSTTVNVKQLELQYKQAENEIQAWYRVAVLAMKKECLDLARSALNRKYIYQQTANSLKNQIEQLIKVINNLNHDLMEIERLASNFL; from the coding sequence TTGAGATATCTGAATGGATTAGTTTTAGCTGGAACGGGTTTCAGTATAGGCATGGCTCATGTCGTGTCTGCGGGCGCAGTGGTTGGACTTGGGGTTTACGGTTTGTCAAGATTTCTAGACAACCCCGACACTTTGAACAAAATAAAATGCAGCATACAGCAAAGTATTGATAGCACTACAGTAAACGTTAAGCAATTAGAATTACAGTACAAGCAAGCTGAAAATGAAATCCAAGCATGGTATCGAGTCGCTGTGCTAGCTATGAAAAAAGAATGTTTGGATTTGGCACGCTCGGCGTTGAATCGTAAGTATATTTATCAACAAACTGCTAATAGCCTGAAAAATCAGATCGAGCAGTTAATCAAGGTCATAAATAATCTCAATCATGATTTGATGGAAATCGAACGGCTTGCGTCCAATTTCCTCTAA
- a CDS encoding IS200/IS605 family accessory protein TnpB-related protein, translating into MPVKIVKVNKEDSDDVCGVDLGINNAATCSIVGRDGTVKARGFINPARDIDRRNQRRMMIAHKAKQTAARIGQDKKLPKGFCQGMYRKSSNINLEIARKVSQRILEFANLHGVQVIVIENLEGWKAKAGRKKSLTKQKFHLWCHRKIVETLTQRWSELGGIVKAVNPRIHFGLCL; encoded by the coding sequence ATGCCTGTCAAAATTGTCAAAGTGAATAAGGAGGACTCGGATGACGTTTGTGGTGTGGATTTAGGTATAAATAATGCCGCCACTTGTTCAATCGTTGGTCGTGATGGTACTGTAAAAGCGAGAGGGTTTATCAATCCAGCTAGAGACATAGACCGACGCAACCAACGACGTATGATGATAGCTCACAAAGCTAAACAGACAGCTGCAAGAATTGGTCAAGATAAAAAACTCCCCAAAGGTTTTTGTCAGGGGATGTATCGCAAATCTTCAAACATTAATTTAGAGATAGCGAGGAAGGTTAGTCAGAGGATTTTAGAATTTGCCAATTTGCACGGTGTTCAGGTGATTGTTATCGAAAACCTTGAGGGTTGGAAAGCTAAGGCAGGCCGCAAAAAATCCTTAACTAAACAAAAATTCCATCTGTGGTGTCACCGGAAAATAGTGGAGACATTAACCCAGAGATGGTCAGAGTTGGGAGGGATTGTGAAAGCTGTCAATCCTAGAATACACTTCGGCTTATGCTTATGA
- a CDS encoding bacteriorhodopsin — protein MHLVLWTLYPIVWILSPEGFSAFGQGLETMFYTLLDIASKVGFGFLSLNTLHTLEQAREPAKESQLSY, from the coding sequence GTGCATCTAGTACTATGGACACTTTATCCAATTGTATGGATTCTCAGTCCAGAAGGCTTCAGCGCTTTTGGTCAAGGTTTAGAGACAATGTTTTACACGCTATTAGATATTGCCTCTAAAGTTGGTTTTGGTTTTCTGTCTTTAAACACTCTGCATACTTTAGAACAGGCAAGAGAACCAGCAAAAGAATCACAACTGTCATACTAA